From Woronichinia naegeliana WA131, the proteins below share one genomic window:
- a CDS encoding DUF4351 domain-containing protein: protein MTQFPHDQFVKEYLPQLLGQYGEVKAAETVSSERREIDVFFQPHYPVPTTPETLGLLGRLAQQSCLFEAFRNPVVEMQIKGCLNKLLDVQLAQERDRHRENLKVSVGSLPCLWILSPTVSVKILAAFKAEPKQSFGSQGIYFLPDALQTGIIVIHQLPVTLETLWLRLLGRGSVQENAIAELKSLPLEHPLRTNSLELVYGLLSMLQFKQQKREKLDKADQELIMKLATFYKEQVAQEVAQGRKQGLEQGLEQGLEQGLEQGLEQGKNQEVALICRLLTRKIGEISPELQTKISNLSFQSLEDLGEALLDFQDMNDLVAWLAHLT, encoded by the coding sequence ATGACCCAGTTTCCCCATGATCAATTCGTTAAGGAATATTTGCCACAATTGCTCGGCCAATATGGTGAGGTTAAGGCTGCGGAAACGGTGAGTAGTGAACGACGAGAAATTGATGTCTTTTTTCAGCCCCACTATCCAGTACCAACCACACCAGAAACCCTAGGACTACTGGGGAGGCTGGCCCAGCAAAGCTGTTTGTTTGAAGCTTTTCGTAATCCTGTGGTTGAGATGCAAATTAAAGGTTGCCTCAATAAATTACTGGATGTTCAACTGGCCCAAGAACGCGATCGCCATCGAGAAAATCTCAAGGTTTCTGTCGGGAGCTTGCCCTGTTTATGGATTCTGTCACCAACCGTATCTGTGAAAATTTTGGCCGCTTTTAAAGCAGAGCCGAAGCAATCTTTTGGCAGTCAGGGTATCTATTTTTTGCCCGATGCTCTCCAGACAGGAATTATTGTTATCCATCAATTGCCTGTCACCTTAGAAACCCTGTGGTTAAGACTTTTGGGTCGTGGTTCTGTTCAAGAAAACGCGATCGCTGAGTTAAAGAGTTTACCATTAGAACATCCACTAAGAACAAACTCCTTGGAGCTAGTTTATGGATTATTATCGATGCTACAATTTAAGCAACAAAAACGCGAAAAACTTGATAAAGCAGATCAGGAGTTAATTATGAAATTAGCAACTTTTTATAAAGAACAAGTCGCCCAAGAGGTTGCTCAAGGAAGAAAGCAGGGACTTGAACAGGGACTTGAACAGGGACTTGAACAGGGACTTGAACAGGGACTTGAACAGGGGAAAAATCAAGAAGTCGCTTTGATCTGTAGGTTACTGACTCGAAAAATTGGAGAGATTTCCCCCGAATTGCAAACAAAAATCAGCAATTTATCTTTTCAATCTTTAGAAGACTTAGGTGAAGCATTACTGGATTTTCAAGATATGAACGATCTAGTTGCTTGGCTTGCTCACTTAACTTGA
- a CDS encoding GspE/PulE family protein, giving the protein MAYSSPKKNTRAVALRNYFSPFGNKLVTGGHVAPDQLQQALVQMKKTGRSLPEEIQSVTGHALSPELLRQYKKHYLFELKVLYGVDSLDPEIRPVASREMADLIMDLIPLDTCRRYKILPLAKQAGTPPSVLVAMVDPDDLAAQDELQRILRFKGLELRRLVITKEDYEQLLEQYHSMQGEIEQAKEKRQKDRELEKLSDLTDIVGSFNGALQDNSDETEDALDSNEANQAPVINLVNKVLAKALQEGTSDIHVEPQETALRIRFRKDGVLHQAFDPLPRKITPAVVARFKIMADMDIAERRLPQDGKIRRVYQGRNVDFRVNTIPSRYGEKVCLRILDNSSTQLGLDFLISSADTLQVVRELAARPYGLFLVTGPTGSGKSTSLYSVLAERNSPGVNINTAEDPIEYALPGITQVQVIREKGMDFSSILRAFMRQDPDVILVGETRDKETAKTAIEAALTGHLVLTTLHTNDAAGAIARLDEMGVEPFMVSGALLGVLAQRLMRRVCTQCRIAYHPSREELAHFGLSAADEEQVTFYKANTLTPEENHQARADGSLCTKCNGSGYKGRVGVYEVMRNSERLAALINEGATTDRIKDCAVEEGMVTLLAYSLNLVREGHTTLDEVERVTFTDTGLESELRAKRKSALTCRTCDAELQQEWLDCPYCMTPRFS; this is encoded by the coding sequence ATGGCTTATTCCTCTCCCAAGAAAAATACCCGTGCTGTTGCTCTCCGCAATTATTTTTCTCCCTTTGGCAACAAATTGGTTACGGGCGGTCATGTTGCCCCAGATCAACTCCAGCAAGCCCTGGTACAGATGAAGAAGACGGGGCGATCGCTACCGGAAGAAATCCAATCCGTTACGGGTCATGCCCTTTCGCCAGAACTACTACGTCAATACAAAAAGCATTATCTCTTTGAATTAAAAGTTCTCTATGGAGTAGATAGCCTAGATCCAGAGATCCGTCCGGTGGCTAGTCGAGAAATGGCGGACTTAATCATGGATTTAATTCCCCTAGATACCTGTCGCCGCTACAAAATTCTGCCCCTCGCCAAGCAGGCCGGTACTCCCCCCAGTGTTTTAGTCGCGATGGTTGATCCAGATGATCTCGCTGCTCAGGATGAGTTACAACGAATTTTACGCTTCAAGGGCTTAGAGTTACGGCGTTTAGTTATCACCAAGGAAGACTATGAACAACTGCTAGAACAGTATCATAGTATGCAGGGAGAGATTGAACAAGCCAAGGAAAAAAGACAAAAGGATCGGGAACTGGAGAAGTTATCCGATCTGACGGATATTGTCGGTTCTTTTAATGGCGCACTTCAGGATAACTCTGACGAAACGGAAGATGCCCTAGACTCTAATGAAGCTAATCAAGCCCCAGTAATTAATCTGGTTAACAAAGTTCTGGCGAAAGCTTTACAAGAGGGAACATCGGATATTCATGTCGAACCCCAGGAAACAGCCCTGCGCATTCGTTTTCGTAAAGATGGAGTTCTTCATCAAGCCTTTGACCCCTTACCACGCAAAATTACGCCGGCGGTGGTGGCTCGTTTCAAAATCATGGCTGATATGGATATTGCCGAGCGTCGCCTACCTCAAGATGGCAAGATTCGTCGGGTTTATCAAGGGCGCAACGTGGATTTTCGAGTCAATACCATCCCTAGCCGTTATGGAGAAAAGGTTTGTTTGCGGATCTTGGATAATTCCTCAACACAGTTGGGTTTGGACTTTTTAATTTCCAGTGCTGATACCCTGCAAGTGGTGCGAGAGTTGGCGGCCAGACCCTATGGTTTATTTTTGGTGACAGGGCCAACGGGTTCGGGGAAATCCACCAGCTTGTATTCTGTATTAGCAGAACGAAACAGTCCTGGGGTTAATATCAATACGGCAGAAGATCCGATTGAATATGCCTTGCCTGGAATTACCCAAGTGCAAGTTATTCGGGAAAAAGGCATGGATTTTTCGTCTATTTTACGTGCCTTTATGCGTCAAGATCCCGATGTGATTCTAGTGGGAGAAACACGAGATAAGGAAACGGCTAAAACAGCGATTGAAGCGGCTCTAACCGGACACCTTGTTCTGACAACTCTGCATACTAATGATGCGGCAGGGGCGATCGCCCGTCTAGATGAAATGGGAGTTGAACCCTTTATGGTATCAGGCGCGCTCTTAGGAGTCTTAGCCCAGCGTTTAATGCGAAGAGTCTGCACCCAATGTCGGATTGCCTACCATCCTAGCCGCGAAGAATTAGCCCATTTTGGCCTCAGTGCGGCGGATGAAGAACAAGTTACCTTCTACAAAGCCAATACGTTAACACCAGAGGAAAATCATCAGGCCCGTGCTGACGGTAGTCTTTGTACCAAATGTAATGGTAGTGGCTATAAAGGACGAGTCGGCGTTTATGAGGTCATGCGTAATTCAGAACGCCTCGCTGCTTTAATTAATGAAGGGGCAACCACTGATCGCATCAAGGACTGTGCGGTGGAAGAGGGGATGGTGACGCTACTGGCCTATAGTCTCAACCTGGTGCGAGAAGGCCACACGACTCTAGACGAAGTAGAACGAGTAACCTTTACTGATACGGGCTTAGAATCGGAGTTACGAGCTAAACGCAAAAGTGCCCTAACTTGTCGGACTTGTGATGCTGAGTTACAACAGGAATGGCTGGACTGTCCCTATTGTATGACCCCGCGTTTTTCCTAA
- a CDS encoding Crp/Fnr family transcriptional regulator — translation MLDKLIQENYLFRDLERDWLANYLPVETLKLEKLFSNRPIYTAFLPDHFLDVLYVILGEGLVITRSTPLDRIIAITYAGGCFGMRSLDFSYGLAHQAFPCLVEAYKTTHVLKIPRENLIQLYDQSEIFREHYRMLFELRQKFEYHLLNCSSYPPQAVAALLRALIYQERELSQQPDSQGHYVLDLPIDVIARACQLNQRTVEQVMKGMQQIGLVTSQKEDGDDIIRVIAPEGLKEVYSATREKVSWWPLR, via the coding sequence TTGCTGGACAAGTTAATTCAAGAAAACTATCTTTTCCGAGATTTGGAGCGGGATTGGCTGGCCAATTATCTTCCGGTCGAAACTCTGAAGCTCGAAAAACTTTTTTCCAATCGTCCTATCTATACGGCTTTTCTGCCCGATCATTTTTTGGATGTTCTCTATGTCATCCTCGGAGAGGGGTTGGTTATTACTCGTAGTACTCCTCTAGATCGGATTATTGCTATTACCTATGCCGGTGGCTGTTTTGGGATGCGAAGTCTAGATTTTAGCTATGGTCTAGCTCATCAAGCCTTTCCTTGCTTAGTGGAAGCCTACAAAACTACCCATGTTTTAAAAATTCCGAGGGAAAATCTGATTCAACTCTATGACCAGAGTGAAATCTTCCGAGAGCATTATCGAATGTTGTTTGAACTAAGACAAAAATTTGAATATCATTTACTCAATTGCAGTAGTTATCCCCCGCAAGCAGTGGCTGCCCTTCTACGAGCTTTAATTTATCAGGAACGGGAATTAAGTCAGCAACCCGATAGTCAGGGTCATTATGTTCTTGATCTTCCTATTGATGTGATTGCCCGTGCTTGTCAACTTAATCAACGCACCGTCGAGCAGGTGATGAAAGGAATGCAGCAGATCGGCTTAGTAACCTCTCAAAAAGAGGATGGCGATGATATTATTCGTGTGATTGCGCCGGAAGGTCTGAAAGAAGTCTATAGTGCGACGCGAGAAAAGGTTTCTTGGTGGCCACTACGTTGA
- the cysW gene encoding sulfate ABC transporter permease subunit CysW, producing the protein MQLTKPKIGLIAIALGYLALILVIPTISVFYEAFRLGIKPFLTSLQDSNFIEAVKLTVIIALITVPLNTIFGLCAAWVLARNQFPGRALFLSVVDLPFAISPVVAGLMIVLLYGQKGWIGQYFQAADIKIIFALPGMVIATIFVTLPFVAREVIPVLEEMGSEQEEAARTLGAKDWQIFWRITLPNIRWGLLYGVLLTNARAMGEFGAVSVVSGNILGQTSTLPLFVEQEYKNYQTEAAFSAAVILAFLAAVTLVVKEILERRTGRKGH; encoded by the coding sequence ATGCAACTGACTAAGCCAAAAATTGGACTAATCGCGATCGCCTTAGGCTATCTGGCCCTAATTTTAGTGATTCCGACTATCTCAGTATTTTATGAAGCTTTTCGTCTAGGAATTAAACCTTTTTTAACATCATTACAAGACTCCAATTTTATTGAAGCGGTTAAATTAACGGTCATTATTGCCCTGATTACCGTCCCTCTCAATACGATTTTTGGACTTTGCGCCGCCTGGGTTTTAGCTCGTAATCAGTTTCCAGGCAGAGCCTTATTTTTGAGTGTGGTTGACCTTCCCTTTGCCATTTCTCCTGTCGTTGCGGGTTTAATGATTGTACTGCTTTATGGACAAAAAGGCTGGATTGGTCAATATTTCCAGGCAGCCGATATTAAAATTATTTTTGCCTTGCCTGGCATGGTCATTGCTACCATTTTTGTTACGCTTCCCTTTGTGGCACGAGAAGTAATTCCTGTTTTAGAAGAAATGGGTTCTGAACAAGAAGAAGCTGCCCGTACCTTGGGGGCTAAAGATTGGCAAATTTTCTGGCGTATTACCCTACCGAATATTCGTTGGGGTTTACTTTATGGCGTGCTATTGACGAATGCCAGAGCAATGGGAGAATTTGGGGCCGTATCAGTGGTGTCCGGCAATATCTTGGGGCAAACCAGTACACTACCTCTGTTCGTGGAGCAGGAATACAAAAACTATCAAACGGAAGCAGCTTTCAGTGCGGCAGTGATCCTGGCATTCTTAGCGGCTGTTACTCTGGTGGTGAAAGAAATTCTGGAACGTCGAACTGGGAGGAAAGGGCATTAA
- a CDS encoding TldD/PmbA family protein: protein MSSTLLLSQEIPSLDYRLKRDRLDETWQPALATLLGLGRAAGADFVEFFLEKVNYVNCLAEEDVITSLTPRLSSGCGVRVYRGQADCYVSTNDLSFQGLKTALEKGLSILGLNLPSPQSHIPDINLELLRDYAAVKAKDDWLGHCSSMQEMSEILLQANQVLNQKATHVQSRRAVYFRDWQEVLVAASDGTFARDIRLTQSVGYSLLCADGANRSSIGKRSGNTSDPSYLRHWDYQTAAAEVAESAGKMLYADYVESGSYPIIMANEFGGVIFHEACGHLLETTQIEHKTTPFMDKKGEKIAHENLTAWDEGLTDKAFGTIDMDDEGMPAQRTLLIENGILKNFISDRTGFVRTGHPRTGSGRRQSYAYAAASRMRNTYIAPGNYSIEDLFNSVDKGIYCKQMGGGSVGPTGEFNFSVSEAYLIENGQVTKPLKGATLIGTATDIMQKISMSSRDLGLAAGFCGSVSGSIYVTVGQPHIKVDAITVGGR, encoded by the coding sequence ATGTCTTCGACTTTGCTCCTCTCCCAGGAAATCCCCAGCCTTGACTATCGACTAAAGCGCGATCGCTTAGATGAAACTTGGCAACCGGCTCTCGCGACACTTTTAGGCTTAGGAAGAGCCGCAGGAGCCGACTTTGTGGAATTTTTTCTCGAAAAGGTAAATTATGTTAACTGTTTGGCTGAAGAGGATGTGATTACTAGTCTGACACCTCGTTTGTCGAGTGGTTGTGGTGTCAGGGTTTATCGGGGTCAAGCAGATTGTTATGTTAGTACCAACGACTTGTCCTTTCAAGGATTAAAGACGGCTCTGGAAAAAGGATTGTCCATTTTAGGCTTAAATTTACCCTCCCCTCAGTCCCACATTCCAGACATTAATCTAGAACTGCTACGGGACTATGCGGCGGTCAAGGCTAAAGACGATTGGTTAGGTCACTGTAGTTCAATGCAGGAAATGAGTGAAATTCTGCTGCAAGCCAATCAAGTCTTAAATCAAAAAGCGACTCATGTTCAGTCCCGACGGGCTGTTTATTTTCGAGATTGGCAAGAGGTGTTAGTTGCCGCTAGTGATGGTACGTTTGCCAGGGATATTCGCCTCACCCAATCCGTTGGTTACTCCCTACTCTGTGCCGATGGGGCCAATCGTTCCTCCATTGGCAAGCGATCGGGTAATACAAGTGACCCTAGCTATCTTCGTCATTGGGATTATCAAACAGCGGCGGCAGAAGTGGCTGAATCGGCGGGAAAAATGCTCTATGCCGACTATGTGGAATCGGGAAGTTATCCCATCATTATGGCCAATGAGTTTGGGGGAGTCATTTTCCATGAAGCCTGTGGTCATTTGCTGGAAACAACTCAAATCGAACATAAAACTACGCCCTTTATGGATAAGAAAGGCGAAAAAATTGCCCATGAAAATCTGACGGCTTGGGATGAAGGGTTGACCGATAAAGCGTTTGGAACCATTGATATGGATGATGAAGGGATGCCAGCCCAACGCACTTTATTGATTGAAAATGGCATTTTAAAAAATTTCATCAGCGATCGCACGGGTTTTGTGCGTACGGGCCATCCTCGGACGGGTAGTGGTCGCCGTCAAAGTTATGCCTATGCTGCGGCTTCTCGAATGCGAAATACCTACATTGCCCCTGGGAATTATAGTATTGAGGATCTTTTTAATTCAGTGGATAAAGGGATTTACTGTAAACAAATGGGAGGTGGTAGTGTGGGGCCAACGGGAGAATTTAATTTTTCTGTCTCTGAAGCCTATCTAATTGAAAATGGACAAGTGACTAAACCGTTAAAAGGAGCCACGCTCATTGGTACCGCTACCGATATTATGCAGAAAATTTCCATGTCTTCCCGGGATTTGGGATTAGCGGCGGGTTTTTGCGGTTCGGTAAGCGGTAGTATTTACGTCACCGTTGGCCAACCCCATATTAAAGTTGATGCGATCACGGTAGGGGGACGATAG
- a CDS encoding type IV pilus twitching motility protein PilT produces MAVEYIIEDLMEQLVEMGGSDMHIQAGAPVYFRISGKLNPINEEFLTPQDSQKLIFSMLNNSQRKELEQNWELDCSYGVKGLARFRVNVYKERGCYAACLRALSSKIPNFEQLGLPTIVREMAERPRGLILVTGQTGSGKTTTLAAILDLINRTRAEHILTVEDPIEYVFPNIKSLFHQRQKGEDTKSFANALKAALREDPDIVLVGEMRDLETIALAISAAETGHLVFGTLHTNSAAGTVDRMLDVFPANQQAQIRAMLSNSLLAVFSQNLVKKKAPKPGEFGRAMVQEIMIITPAIANLIREGKAPQIYSSIQTGAKLGMQTMEQALASLVVSGTISLEEGLSKSARPDELQRLVGGAAPTAASVKTKAR; encoded by the coding sequence ATGGCAGTGGAATACATTATCGAAGACCTGATGGAACAGTTAGTGGAAATGGGGGGATCAGATATGCACATTCAAGCTGGTGCTCCCGTTTATTTTCGCATTAGTGGCAAGTTAAACCCGATTAACGAAGAATTTCTAACTCCCCAGGACAGCCAAAAACTGATCTTTAGTATGCTCAATAATTCCCAACGGAAAGAATTAGAACAAAACTGGGAGTTAGACTGTTCCTATGGCGTAAAGGGATTAGCACGTTTTCGGGTTAATGTCTATAAAGAGCGAGGTTGCTATGCCGCCTGTCTGCGGGCTTTATCTTCTAAAATTCCTAATTTTGAGCAATTGGGCTTGCCAACGATTGTGCGTGAAATGGCGGAACGCCCCAGGGGCTTAATTTTGGTGACAGGGCAAACAGGATCGGGTAAAACGACTACCTTAGCTGCCATTTTGGATTTGATTAATCGTACTCGCGCTGAACATATTTTAACGGTTGAAGACCCAATTGAGTACGTTTTTCCTAATATTAAAAGTCTTTTTCACCAACGTCAAAAGGGAGAAGATACGAAAAGTTTTGCCAATGCCTTAAAGGCAGCCCTACGGGAAGATCCGGATATTGTTCTAGTGGGGGAAATGCGGGATTTGGAAACGATCGCCTTGGCGATTAGTGCGGCGGAAACGGGACACTTGGTCTTTGGCACGCTGCACACGAACTCGGCGGCTGGCACTGTGGATCGGATGTTAGATGTTTTTCCGGCCAACCAACAGGCTCAAATTCGGGCCATGTTATCCAATTCTCTATTGGCAGTTTTTAGTCAAAACCTGGTGAAGAAAAAAGCCCCTAAACCAGGAGAATTTGGTCGGGCCATGGTTCAGGAAATTATGATCATCACTCCGGCGATCGCCAACTTAATTCGAGAAGGAAAAGCCCCGCAAATTTACTCTTCCATTCAAACTGGTGCAAAGTTAGGAATGCAAACCATGGAACAGGCCTTAGCAAGCCTAGTGGTTTCTGGAACCATTTCCCTGGAAGAAGGACTTTCCAAAAGTGCCAGACCCGATGAATTACAACGATTAGTGGGGGGGGCTGCTCCGACTGCTGCTTCTGTCAAAACCAAAGCTCGTTAA
- a CDS encoding NIL domain-containing protein yields the protein MSINTLNPNVMESDRLISIIQNRIRIQIPSQYQQEPIISQLASNYHLEISILAAMLGANGEGNGWFDLLLTGSVTDINNGLDYLTQLGIEILDKSDQETDRW from the coding sequence ATGTCTATTAACACTCTTAATCCCAATGTCATGGAAAGCGATCGCCTTATTTCAATCATTCAAAACCGCATCCGTATTCAAATTCCTAGCCAATATCAACAGGAACCGATCATTTCTCAACTAGCATCCAATTACCATCTAGAAATTAGTATTTTGGCCGCCATGCTCGGTGCAAATGGAGAAGGCAATGGTTGGTTTGATTTGTTACTGACTGGCAGTGTCACCGATATCAACAATGGCTTGGATTATCTTACTCAATTAGGTATAGAAATACTAGATAAGTCTGATCAAGAAACGGATCGTTGGTAA
- a CDS encoding type II secretion system F family protein: protein MATFVAQVKDRKGKVLQKKIDAMSAEQARTMLKQQYASIGTIKEASAGINLEFLENLMNKVTVKDKAVFSRQFSVMINAGVAIVRCLSVLGEQCPNPKLKRALVGISGEVQQGNNLSESMAKYPECFDDLYVSMVEAGETGGVLDEVLNRLSQLLEDMARLQNQIKSAMAYPVAVGFLAVVAFLGMTIFLIPVFAKIFKDLGTELPALTQFMLNLSDFLRSPFVVLPIIGVGVGSFAFKKYYATYVGRRQVDKFMLKMPMFGPLNEKTAVARFCRVFGTLTRSGVPIIQSLTIVCNTIPNKIISDAIAGAVDEIQQGGMMSLALQRSKVFPSLAIQMISIGEETGELDSMMMKVADFYEDEVEQAVKALTSVIEPMMMVFIAGMVGTILLSMYLPMFKIFEKMG from the coding sequence ATGGCTACCTTTGTTGCCCAGGTTAAGGATAGAAAAGGCAAGGTTCTACAAAAAAAGATTGATGCCATGTCTGCGGAACAGGCTCGTACCATGCTGAAGCAGCAATATGCCTCGATTGGAACGATTAAAGAGGCCAGTGCGGGCATTAATCTGGAATTCCTAGAAAACCTGATGAATAAGGTGACAGTTAAGGATAAGGCTGTTTTTTCCCGACAATTTTCCGTCATGATCAATGCGGGGGTGGCGATCGTCCGTTGCTTAAGTGTATTAGGAGAACAATGCCCCAATCCTAAATTAAAAAGAGCTTTGGTGGGGATTAGTGGAGAAGTACAACAAGGGAATAATCTCTCCGAATCCATGGCCAAATACCCCGAATGTTTTGATGACCTCTACGTCAGCATGGTGGAAGCTGGAGAAACTGGTGGGGTTTTAGATGAAGTGCTGAACCGCCTATCTCAACTGTTAGAAGATATGGCTCGACTGCAAAACCAAATTAAGTCCGCCATGGCCTATCCCGTCGCGGTTGGTTTTTTAGCCGTAGTTGCCTTTTTAGGGATGACCATTTTTCTGATTCCGGTCTTTGCCAAAATTTTTAAGGATTTAGGCACAGAATTACCGGCCCTAACCCAATTTATGCTCAATTTGAGTGATTTTTTACGCAGTCCTTTCGTGGTGCTGCCCATTATTGGGGTTGGTGTGGGCTCTTTTGCTTTCAAGAAATACTACGCAACCTATGTCGGTCGTCGTCAAGTCGATAAGTTTATGTTAAAAATGCCTATGTTTGGCCCTTTAAATGAAAAGACGGCTGTGGCTCGTTTTTGTCGAGTTTTTGGGACTTTGACTCGTTCTGGGGTTCCGATTATTCAATCCCTAACCATTGTTTGTAACACGATTCCCAATAAAATCATTTCTGATGCGATCGCCGGAGCCGTTGACGAAATTCAACAGGGAGGCATGATGAGTTTAGCCTTGCAACGTTCTAAGGTATTTCCCTCCCTAGCCATCCAGATGATTAGTATTGGCGAAGAAACGGGAGAATTAGACTCAATGATGATGAAAGTGGCCGACTTTTACGAAGATGAGGTAGAACAAGCCGTTAAAGCCTTAACTAGCGTGATTGAGCCGATGATGATGGTTTTCATTGCGGGTATGGTCGGAACTATCTTGTTATCCATGTATCTGCCTATGTTCAAAATCTTTGAAAAAATGGGTTAA
- the cysT gene encoding sulfate ABC transporter permease subunit CysT produces MVNLADKVPAKSTNLFVQLWSRVSIPWVITVVYLLLILLLPITALVTKSLTLGWEEFWQVATGSIALSAYNVTFVTALAAGSINGVMGTIVAWVLVRYQFPGKKIIDAAVDLPFALPTSVAGLVLATVYSEKGWIGQLFAPFGIKIAFTRWGVFVAMLFISLPFVVRTLQPVLQELEDEAEEAAWSLGATEFQTFWRVIFPPLIPPILTGIALGFARAVGEFGSVVLVASNIPYQDLIAPVLVFQRLEEYDYTGATVIGAVLLMVSLVLLLVINLLQQWGRRYATD; encoded by the coding sequence ATGGTCAATTTAGCCGACAAAGTGCCAGCCAAATCAACCAATCTTTTTGTCCAGCTTTGGTCAAGAGTTTCCATTCCCTGGGTGATCACGGTTGTTTATTTATTACTTATTTTATTGTTACCCATTACCGCCCTAGTCACTAAATCTTTAACCTTGGGATGGGAAGAGTTTTGGCAAGTAGCTACAGGGTCAATTGCCCTATCGGCCTACAATGTCACCTTTGTAACGGCTCTAGCGGCTGGTTCAATTAATGGGGTGATGGGAACCATTGTCGCCTGGGTGTTGGTGCGTTATCAATTTCCTGGAAAAAAAATTATAGATGCCGCTGTTGATTTACCCTTTGCCTTACCAACTTCCGTAGCTGGTTTAGTGCTGGCAACTGTCTATAGTGAAAAGGGCTGGATTGGTCAATTATTTGCTCCCTTTGGGATTAAGATTGCCTTCACCCGTTGGGGGGTATTTGTTGCCATGCTATTCATTTCTTTACCCTTTGTGGTCAGAACCTTACAACCTGTTTTACAAGAACTTGAAGATGAGGCAGAAGAGGCGGCTTGGTCTTTAGGGGCGACCGAATTTCAAACCTTTTGGCGAGTGATTTTTCCTCCCTTAATACCTCCCATTTTAACGGGTATTGCCTTAGGATTTGCCAGGGCGGTGGGAGAATTTGGCTCTGTCGTTTTAGTGGCTTCTAATATTCCCTATCAAGATTTAATTGCACCAGTTTTAGTCTTTCAACGCTTAGAAGAGTATGACTACACTGGCGCAACGGTGATTGGGGCCGTTTTATTGATGGTTTCTTTGGTTCTTTTATTAGTAATTAATTTACTACAACAGTGGGGTCGTCGTTATGCAACTGACTAA
- a CDS encoding sulfate ABC transporter substrate-binding protein, translated as MIRAEKGWALWAIAVLLLGGLSACGGNQETAQTGGKESENQKLTLVSYAVTRNAYEKIIPKFVKQWQEKTGKTVTFDQSYGGSGSQTRAVVDGLEADVVALALSSDVQKIEKAGLIEPKWEAEAPNNSIVTKSVVAFVTRKPDLKLAQWSELAEKNLKVITANPKTSGGARWNFLGLWGSVTQSGGTPAQAQAFLEKIYQNVPVLPKDAREASDVFYKQGQGDVLLNYENEVILAKQKGENQPYSVPTDYNISIDAPVAVVDSNVDKHGTREVAEAFVKFLFTPEAQKDFAESGFRPVDQTVAKEYASQYPVVKHLFTVQDLGGWEKVQTEFFDDGAIFDKITAKK; from the coding sequence ATGATTAGGGCTGAAAAAGGTTGGGCGTTATGGGCGATCGCGGTTCTCTTGCTCGGAGGACTGTCGGCTTGTGGGGGCAACCAGGAAACGGCACAGACTGGGGGTAAGGAGTCAGAAAACCAGAAGCTTACCCTGGTGTCCTATGCAGTAACTCGCAATGCCTACGAAAAAATTATTCCCAAATTCGTGAAACAGTGGCAGGAAAAGACCGGCAAAACCGTCACCTTTGATCAGAGCTACGGAGGATCGGGATCTCAAACCCGTGCCGTTGTGGATGGTCTGGAAGCTGATGTCGTCGCTCTAGCACTCAGTTCTGATGTCCAGAAAATTGAAAAAGCTGGCTTAATTGAGCCAAAATGGGAAGCCGAAGCTCCTAATAACAGTATTGTCACCAAATCCGTCGTGGCCTTTGTCACCCGTAAACCAGACCTTAAGCTTGCCCAATGGTCAGAACTGGCCGAAAAAAATCTGAAGGTGATTACTGCCAACCCCAAAACCTCTGGAGGTGCACGATGGAATTTCCTAGGACTATGGGGATCTGTGACCCAATCAGGAGGAACCCCTGCCCAGGCTCAAGCTTTTTTGGAAAAAATTTATCAAAATGTCCCCGTTCTGCCCAAAGATGCTAGGGAAGCCAGTGATGTTTTCTATAAACAGGGTCAGGGAGATGTGTTGCTGAACTATGAAAATGAAGTCATCCTAGCCAAACAAAAAGGCGAAAACCAACCCTATTCTGTCCCCACCGATTACAACATTTCCATTGATGCTCCAGTGGCTGTAGTTGATAGTAATGTCGATAAACATGGCACTCGTGAAGTGGCAGAGGCCTTTGTGAAGTTTCTATTTACACCCGAAGCCCAAAAAGATTTTGCTGAATCAGGTTTCCGTCCCGTTGATCAGACTGTGGCGAAAGAATATGCGAGTCAATACCCCGTCGTTAAGCATCTCTTTACTGTCCAAGATCTAGGGGGCTGGGAAAAGGTACAAACCGAGTTCTTTGACGATGGAGCTATTTTTGACAAAATCACTGCTAAAAAATAG